One region of Spirochaetota bacterium genomic DNA includes:
- a CDS encoding MotA/TolQ/ExbB proton channel family protein, whose product MDYSRRNWAALGFSVAAASVFVALMTIFIGGSHAGDLILGQTSSRVYPFSLQNLMHLLFFIGLGQLWVRWLCSVEESVFLQKSGFLPEEEGELLTRDEAIETIRINVANAAVRAEAFLPDLINTCILQYSKSHSVSDTISVLNSTFDLSIHRLDLRYSLSRYLVWAIPTFGFIGTVVGIADALNKMDINKLMGAQGDKVLQFQAVTADLSFAFGTTIVALVLSAILVFLMNIVQKGEEEVLNRAGKYVLTNLINRLHVSDGKK is encoded by the coding sequence ATGGACTATTCCAGAAGAAACTGGGCGGCTCTGGGATTTTCAGTGGCCGCCGCAAGCGTATTCGTAGCGCTCATGACCATCTTTATCGGAGGCAGCCATGCGGGCGATCTGATCCTCGGACAGACCTCCTCGCGGGTGTATCCCTTCAGCCTGCAAAACCTGATGCATTTGCTCTTTTTCATAGGCCTCGGGCAGCTCTGGGTGCGATGGCTCTGCAGCGTCGAGGAGAGCGTCTTTCTGCAGAAGTCGGGATTCCTTCCCGAGGAGGAAGGGGAACTGCTTACGAGGGATGAGGCAATTGAAACCATACGGATAAACGTGGCCAACGCCGCCGTCCGGGCCGAGGCGTTTCTGCCCGACCTCATCAACACCTGCATACTGCAGTATTCCAAGTCGCACTCGGTAAGCGACACCATCTCGGTGCTCAACAGCACCTTCGACCTGAGCATTCACCGGCTTGATCTCAGGTACTCGCTGAGCCGCTACCTGGTATGGGCGATACCCACCTTTGGGTTCATAGGGACCGTGGTCGGGATCGCCGATGCGCTCAACAAGATGGATATAAATAAATTGATGGGCGCCCAGGGCGACAAGGTGCTGCAGTTCCAGGCCGTGACCGCCGATCTCAGCTTCGCCTTCGGCACCACCATCGTCGCGCTGGTCCTCTCAGCCATCCTGGTGTTCCTCATGAACATCGTCCAGAAGGGCGAGGAGGAGGTGTTAAACCGCGCGGGGAAATACGTGCTCACAAACCTCATCAACAGGCTCCATGTGAGCGATGGGAAGAAATAG
- a CDS encoding paraquat-inducible protein A, which produces MKHFNLIISATIVGISAILCFQFILHSISNQNYKNDHAELNHVKFGLFNAGEWKKQINEIIAEEINRFYLSRTNERELKKKIEILLNTLIDEVDSKIRKANAGSAEGWIRQSFINTFISLDDIKKGIPQYADAIIHEMTRTKTRAHLKALLNKQLEKYFRQTFDVQDNSQLDRILLETNSTDIQSARVRLKEVISDTQSRIVIESTLLIILPVILFALSGLSKRPLLPSRYIFLVLSLILLLTAGVTTPMIDMEAKISQISFVLMGHPIQFTDQVLYFQSKSILDVFWIMITHADFQMKFVGILMVIFSVVFPLLKIISTFVYYFNYHQGRENPIVRFFILKSGKWSMADVMVIAIFMAYIGFNGIITSQFGQLSSKSQDLVILTTNGTSLQPGYYLFLTYTILALFLSGFLTREALADIEWPRRPSAYSISLFDKASN; this is translated from the coding sequence ATGAAACATTTCAATCTAATCATATCGGCGACAATCGTCGGCATATCGGCAATTCTATGCTTTCAATTTATTTTACATTCGATTTCCAACCAGAACTACAAAAACGATCATGCCGAGCTCAACCATGTCAAATTCGGGCTTTTCAACGCCGGCGAATGGAAGAAACAGATCAATGAAATCATCGCCGAGGAGATAAACAGGTTTTATCTGTCGAGGACAAACGAACGGGAGCTCAAAAAGAAAATCGAAATTCTGCTGAATACACTGATTGACGAAGTCGACAGTAAAATCAGGAAAGCAAACGCCGGCTCCGCGGAGGGCTGGATCAGACAATCATTCATAAACACTTTCATCAGCCTGGATGACATTAAAAAAGGCATTCCCCAGTATGCTGATGCGATCATCCACGAGATGACGAGAACGAAAACTCGAGCCCATTTAAAAGCTCTGTTGAACAAGCAGCTCGAGAAATATTTCAGGCAGACCTTTGATGTACAGGACAACTCGCAACTGGACCGCATCCTGCTCGAGACCAACTCCACCGATATCCAGAGTGCAAGGGTCAGGCTCAAGGAGGTGATTTCAGACACGCAAAGCCGGATCGTCATAGAGTCAACGCTGTTGATTATTCTGCCCGTTATACTTTTTGCTCTATCCGGTTTAAGCAAACGTCCCCTGCTCCCGTCCCGGTATATTTTCCTCGTTCTATCACTCATACTGTTGCTGACTGCCGGCGTAACCACTCCCATGATCGATATGGAAGCGAAAATCTCGCAAATCAGTTTTGTATTGATGGGGCACCCCATCCAGTTCACTGATCAGGTATTGTATTTCCAGAGCAAGAGTATTCTGGATGTATTCTGGATTATGATTACACACGCTGATTTTCAGATGAAATTTGTCGGGATTCTGATGGTTATATTCAGTGTCGTATTTCCACTGTTGAAAATCATCTCCACGTTTGTGTATTATTTCAATTATCACCAGGGGAGAGAAAATCCTATAGTCAGGTTTTTTATTTTAAAATCCGGGAAATGGTCCATGGCCGACGTTATGGTGATTGCAATTTTCATGGCGTATATCGGTTTCAACGGAATTATCACCAGCCAGTTCGGCCAATTAAGCTCGAAAAGCCAGGACCTGGTGATTCTGACCACAAATGGGACCTCCCTCCAGCCGGGTTATTACCTTTTCCTGACATATACCATCCTGGCCTTGTTCTTGTCAGGATTTCTGACCAGAGAAGCACTGGCGGATATTGAGTGGCCGAGGCGCCCATCCGCATATTCCATATCCCTTTTCGACAAAGCGTCGAATTAG
- a CDS encoding vWA domain-containing protein — MKRPGREINIFNLSMLDVITGAFGAIMVLMIILLTQKIGIESMTCQDLKSELVTASTELSKTTAELEAARKELQKYQGKHPEAIDRVSAITRIINSTADKFTVTLQKIAEIKKEMFGSPREAEALITYKIPYKIVMCLDLSGSMAPQNNKYKEDRLSQVKAAVKMLIAAMNESYWMDIVYFPAFYENINRIVYPNFRIQPKPGPECVSYESRDEAYDNPRLTCYKYGYFEGKLVNVVSEKEKIGFYKKIACLDPYHDTPTEAVLEFVLSAGAYADAEGIILFSDGQPDSIRKKITTRAKLLASIKKMNRKGKKIFTVGVGTEFRNQEDSEAVAFLRELAAQNNGFYIGF; from the coding sequence ATGAAACGGCCCGGCCGGGAAATAAATATCTTCAATCTGTCGATGCTGGATGTAATAACCGGGGCGTTTGGCGCCATCATGGTGCTCATGATCATCCTTCTGACCCAGAAGATCGGGATCGAATCCATGACGTGCCAGGACCTAAAGTCCGAGCTTGTCACCGCCTCCACCGAGCTCTCGAAGACCACCGCCGAACTTGAAGCGGCGAGGAAAGAGCTTCAGAAATATCAGGGGAAACACCCGGAGGCCATCGACAGGGTCTCCGCCATCACCCGGATCATCAATTCGACGGCCGACAAGTTTACCGTCACCCTGCAGAAGATCGCCGAGATAAAAAAGGAGATGTTCGGCTCCCCCCGCGAGGCCGAAGCGCTCATCACCTACAAGATACCGTATAAAATAGTGATGTGTCTGGACCTTTCGGGAAGCATGGCGCCTCAGAACAACAAATACAAAGAGGACCGGCTCTCGCAGGTGAAGGCAGCGGTGAAGATGCTCATCGCCGCCATGAACGAAAGCTACTGGATGGACATAGTCTATTTCCCGGCATTTTACGAAAACATCAACAGGATCGTATATCCGAACTTCCGGATACAGCCGAAACCCGGACCGGAATGCGTTTCCTACGAATCCAGGGACGAGGCGTACGACAATCCGCGCCTGACGTGTTATAAGTACGGGTACTTCGAGGGAAAGCTCGTCAATGTAGTCTCTGAAAAAGAGAAAATCGGCTTTTACAAGAAGATCGCCTGCCTGGATCCCTATCACGACACCCCGACCGAGGCGGTACTGGAATTCGTCCTGTCCGCCGGAGCCTATGCCGACGCCGAGGGAATAATCCTCTTCAGCGACGGCCAGCCCGATTCCATACGGAAAAAGATCACGACCAGGGCGAAACTCCTGGCCTCGATAAAGAAGATGAACAGGAAGGGTAAAAAGATTTTCACCGTGGGCGTCGGCACCGAATTTCGTAACCAGGAAGACTCCGAGGCCGTTGCGTTCCTCAGGGAGCTGGCCGCGCAGAACAACGGGTTCTATATCGGATTTTAG
- a CDS encoding ABC transporter permease subunit → MKLIIVFKKELLDQIRDKRTIIAAILMPALIVPLLLFLIPREALTADPDAPARIIIGVNETNIRNIILSSFKNTQFVDSESPSQAILNGEADCMIEVVRSGGGYSELTIQYDSARSGSALSFARIHDLLDSYLNRSAITRTAFTIRSATVRSDNETRTLLTLSLMLPVFLMVFAASSTISGVIDMTSGEKERSTLETLLSCNVSHTAIILGKALAASAVGCTSVMSLLTGLMICSQAHPAITGGLSLAGFAGATNILLLSVLGALAVFLFASAGMAIGLYSKSVKEGTILALPVVVLGSALSSGLVAGDPFTVKAYYFLIPVVNISYAIRSVIYDRLDALLLLIPLFVTLTYASIFLIISRRLIKNESVIFRS, encoded by the coding sequence ATGAAGCTCATAATAGTCTTTAAAAAGGAACTGCTCGACCAGATACGCGACAAGCGCACGATTATCGCGGCGATACTCATGCCCGCCCTCATCGTCCCGCTGCTACTTTTCCTCATCCCCCGGGAGGCTTTGACCGCGGATCCGGACGCGCCGGCGAGGATAATCATCGGAGTAAACGAAACCAATATACGGAACATCATCCTTAGCTCGTTCAAAAACACCCAATTCGTGGATTCTGAATCGCCGTCGCAGGCCATTCTGAACGGCGAAGCCGATTGTATGATTGAGGTCGTCCGTAGCGGCGGCGGATACAGCGAACTGACGATTCAGTACGATTCCGCCCGGAGCGGCTCGGCGCTTTCATTTGCCAGGATACACGACCTGCTCGACTCGTATCTCAACCGATCCGCGATCACCCGCACGGCTTTCACAATACGGTCCGCCACGGTCCGCAGCGATAATGAAACCAGGACGCTCCTCACCCTGTCCCTCATGCTGCCGGTTTTCCTCATGGTATTCGCCGCGTCCTCGACCATCTCGGGCGTTATCGACATGACTTCGGGCGAAAAGGAACGCTCTACCCTGGAGACCCTGTTAAGCTGTAACGTCTCCCATACGGCGATCATCCTGGGCAAAGCGCTCGCGGCGTCGGCGGTCGGATGCACCTCGGTTATGTCTCTGCTCACCGGCCTGATGATATGCTCGCAGGCGCATCCCGCGATAACCGGCGGCCTGTCCCTGGCCGGGTTTGCCGGCGCGACGAATATCCTTTTACTGTCGGTGCTGGGCGCCCTGGCGGTATTTCTTTTCGCGAGCGCGGGGATGGCCATAGGGCTGTATTCGAAATCCGTCAAGGAAGGGACCATACTGGCCCTGCCTGTGGTCGTCCTCGGCTCGGCCCTGTCGAGCGGCCTTGTCGCAGGCGACCCCTTTACGGTCAAAGCCTATTACTTTTTGATTCCCGTCGTGAATATATCATACGCAATCCGTTCCGTAATTTACGACCGGCTCGACGCACTTTTATTGCTGATTCCGCTTTTTGTCACCCTGACGTACGCGTCTATATTTTTAATTATCAGCAGGCGCCTCATAAAAAATGAATCCGTCATTTTTAGAAGTTGA
- a CDS encoding Rv0909 family putative TA system antitoxin → MVKIGKCLVAALVVSFLMVGIPGCKDQGTPAGDTGDKIDQIVEKAGQKINTKVGEAGDKIEKAGQKLKDSVKAPEK, encoded by the coding sequence ATGGTAAAAATCGGCAAATGTCTTGTTGCGGCGCTGGTGGTGAGTTTTTTAATGGTCGGAATTCCCGGCTGCAAGGACCAGGGAACGCCGGCCGGAGACACCGGCGATAAAATCGATCAGATCGTCGAAAAGGCCGGACAGAAGATCAATACGAAAGTCGGGGAAGCCGGGGATAAGATTGAAAAAGCGGGTCAGAAATTAAAGGATTCGGTTAAAGCACCGGAGAAATGA
- a CDS encoding outer membrane beta-barrel protein, translating to MNKQTLSIVFLAVAMVAAVPVFAVEREAGMMQLGGSLSLGVSSADATVWSGPSVGWYLDGDPTLWGDASIDPGAAGGLGFSFRYFLTDALALSTGLHFVAKSFTVVYPARTAVSDLELECTAYFATVPLGLRYVADIFYAGGGLYYGMAGDMDTETTVGGFTVEDTLSIDDDFGFYVELGVDVPLGERLSLDLGARYERGLTTIYDEDDVVTDIKTRALFFGAGLSYLL from the coding sequence ATGAACAAACAAACACTGAGTATCGTTTTTCTCGCGGTCGCAATGGTCGCGGCAGTTCCCGTTTTCGCTGTCGAGCGCGAAGCGGGCATGATGCAGCTGGGAGGAAGCCTCTCGCTGGGCGTTTCGAGCGCCGACGCCACGGTATGGAGCGGTCCCTCCGTGGGCTGGTACCTGGACGGCGACCCCACGCTGTGGGGGGACGCGTCGATCGACCCGGGAGCGGCGGGAGGACTGGGCTTTTCGTTCCGCTATTTTCTCACCGACGCGCTCGCGCTGAGTACGGGCCTGCACTTTGTCGCCAAGAGCTTCACGGTGGTCTACCCGGCGCGGACGGCGGTGTCCGACCTCGAGCTGGAGTGCACCGCCTATTTTGCGACGGTGCCGCTGGGCCTTCGCTACGTGGCCGATATCTTCTACGCCGGGGGAGGCCTCTATTACGGCATGGCGGGCGACATGGATACGGAGACAACCGTCGGGGGGTTCACGGTGGAGGACACGCTGTCCATCGACGACGACTTCGGTTTCTATGTGGAGCTGGGCGTCGACGTTCCGCTCGGCGAGCGCCTGTCGCTCGACCTGGGCGCTCGCTACGAGCGCGGCCTGACGACGATCTACGACGAGGACGACGTCGTCACCGACATAAAGACGCGGGCGCTCTTCTTCGGTGCGGGGCTTTCGTACCTGCTGTAA
- a CDS encoding phospholipase A — translation MYKIILLSVLIMFATTKIYSQEETGDTPPADSEQKEDVKVPYSPLSVYKWNYLIFGNSDDQVKAQLSLKYEFIRESGIFLGYSQSMFWMLYEKSSPFSEINFNPEVFWNYGDKIDFLQLGFYEHKSNGKDGLSSRAWDRSYAQFQTSTGRSFNAGIDIKVFYYLRKAEENRDIDDYTGYYEAKIFFRFMKPGPDSITFNEELYFRGGTGKGNYGFDCKKGWIEAGVKLRVPIQSIQPHFFIQGFYGYGESMVVYNKKDFAVRAGFVIK, via the coding sequence ATGTATAAAATTATTTTATTGTCTGTGCTGATCATGTTCGCCACGACAAAAATATATTCACAGGAGGAAACAGGGGATACCCCCCCGGCCGACAGCGAACAGAAGGAAGACGTGAAAGTTCCCTACTCTCCCCTGTCGGTATACAAGTGGAATTATCTGATTTTCGGAAACAGTGACGATCAGGTCAAGGCCCAGTTGAGCCTCAAGTACGAATTCATCAGGGAGTCGGGGATATTTCTCGGGTACAGCCAGAGCATGTTCTGGATGCTTTACGAAAAATCCAGCCCTTTCTCTGAAATTAATTTTAATCCTGAAGTATTCTGGAACTACGGCGACAAGATCGATTTTCTGCAGCTCGGATTTTACGAACATAAATCCAACGGCAAGGACGGGCTGTCATCGCGCGCCTGGGACAGAAGCTACGCCCAGTTCCAGACCAGCACCGGCAGGTCTTTCAACGCGGGCATCGATATAAAAGTATTTTATTACCTGAGAAAAGCCGAGGAAAACAGGGACATTGACGACTACACGGGTTATTATGAGGCCAAGATATTTTTCAGATTCATGAAACCCGGTCCGGACAGCATAACGTTTAACGAGGAACTATACTTTCGAGGGGGCACGGGGAAAGGCAACTACGGGTTTGACTGTAAGAAAGGATGGATAGAAGCGGGAGTAAAGCTCAGGGTTCCAATACAGTCGATCCAGCCCCATTTCTTTATACAGGGTTTTTATGGCTACGGGGAGTCAATGGTTGTATACAATAAGAAAGATTTTGCCGTAAGAGCCGGATTTGTGATCAAATAA
- a CDS encoding metallophosphoesterase, which yields MKQLTILFVLIALTTATVSCGKTSYFQYQKYPEVRSLLDITPDYPAVRFVVFSDTHFHDASLGSSGAAYTKYLKDDSKLLHLSGNILDAGIARIAAERPDFVLVPGDLTKDGERINHERFRDRIKSLAKRFPKIYVVPGNHDINNGMACRYNGDAIEPVETVTSAEFSKIYADYGYDGASAKDESSLSYVVEPAAGLWVLALDSCIYRDNKPGKHPETDGEFSEATLKWIEATLIRSKKEKKAVIAFSHHGIMEHYPYNERYYGRFVINQYERVSELFAAYGVKLVFTGHYHAQDITVKKLDTPGRFVFDIETGSFVTHPTPYRVITIDHGQKVRIESRFITSIASKREGFERYAYDYIYNGTLGMVEKALRKYRVSAKDIEAVAPDITRAYVAHLRGDEKKPEKPISASSPGLMGRVAMKFQGKLIEGWNTDLPPADNELEIDLKTGEWR from the coding sequence ATGAAACAACTTACCATTTTATTCGTACTGATCGCCCTGACCACCGCGACTGTCTCGTGCGGCAAAACATCATACTTCCAATACCAGAAATATCCGGAGGTCCGCTCGCTCCTCGACATCACACCCGACTATCCGGCCGTTCGCTTTGTCGTTTTTTCGGACACCCACTTTCACGACGCCTCACTGGGAAGCTCGGGAGCGGCCTACACGAAATATCTCAAGGACGATTCCAAGCTTCTGCACCTGAGCGGCAATATCCTGGACGCGGGCATTGCCAGGATCGCGGCCGAAAGGCCGGATTTCGTCCTCGTGCCCGGAGACCTCACCAAGGACGGGGAGAGGATAAACCACGAACGGTTCAGGGACAGGATCAAATCCCTGGCGAAGCGTTTCCCGAAGATTTACGTTGTCCCGGGGAATCACGACATCAACAACGGCATGGCGTGCCGGTACAACGGCGACGCGATCGAGCCGGTGGAGACTGTTACGTCGGCCGAGTTCTCGAAGATTTACGCGGACTATGGGTACGACGGTGCGTCGGCAAAGGATGAATCGTCGCTGAGCTATGTCGTCGAACCGGCCGCCGGACTCTGGGTCCTTGCACTGGACTCGTGCATATACCGCGACAACAAACCGGGAAAACACCCGGAAACCGATGGCGAATTCTCCGAGGCAACTCTTAAATGGATCGAGGCGACGCTCATCCGGTCCAAGAAGGAAAAAAAGGCCGTTATCGCATTTTCGCACCATGGAATAATGGAACACTACCCCTATAACGAAAGGTACTACGGCAGGTTCGTCATCAACCAGTACGAGCGGGTGTCGGAGCTCTTCGCCGCATACGGAGTCAAACTGGTATTTACCGGCCACTACCACGCCCAGGACATCACCGTGAAGAAACTCGATACGCCGGGCCGGTTTGTCTTCGATATTGAAACCGGCTCGTTTGTGACTCACCCCACCCCCTACCGGGTGATCACGATCGACCATGGCCAGAAAGTCCGCATCGAGAGCCGCTTCATCACCTCCATCGCCTCGAAGAGGGAAGGCTTCGAAAGGTACGCGTACGATTATATATACAACGGCACACTGGGAATGGTCGAAAAAGCCCTCCGTAAATACAGGGTATCCGCAAAGGATATCGAGGCGGTCGCCCCCGATATAACGCGGGCATATGTGGCGCACCTTCGCGGAGACGAGAAGAAGCCGGAAAAACCGATCAGCGCCAGCAGTCCGGGACTCATGGGCAGGGTGGCGATGAAGTTCCAGGGAAAGCTGATCGAAGGCTGGAACACGGACCTGCCCCCGGCCGATAATGAATTGGAGATCGATCTGAAGACCGGGGAGTGGCGGTAG
- a CDS encoding ABC transporter ATP-binding protein, producing the protein MLMVSGICKSFPKKKGTVLSDISFSINRGEAVALVGENGAGKTTLIRIFSLILRPDKGFFSLNNRNFNESPGYIRSKTGTLFSGDGSLYDRLSARENILYYARLNGISKRDFDARLATLTDELSIASFLDDRVSTFSRGMKQRTAIARVLVTNPDFVILDEPSTGLDVIAGDSVKTIIRRLRNNGKTVLFSSHSVDEIFSCADRILIIHKGGINCDRTVGSFQSEHGKDLGFYIRDKNEAHNSL; encoded by the coding sequence ATGCTTATGGTATCCGGAATCTGCAAAAGTTTCCCTAAAAAAAAAGGCACGGTCCTGTCTGATATATCTTTTTCCATCAACAGAGGGGAAGCCGTCGCTCTGGTCGGCGAAAACGGCGCCGGCAAGACCACCCTGATCAGGATTTTTTCGCTGATTTTACGGCCCGACAAAGGATTCTTTTCGCTCAACAATAGGAATTTCAACGAATCCCCCGGATATATCAGGAGTAAAACGGGCACGCTGTTTTCCGGAGACGGGTCACTGTATGACCGCCTGAGCGCAAGGGAAAACATTTTGTATTACGCCCGTTTAAACGGCATATCGAAACGCGATTTCGACGCAAGGCTCGCAACGCTCACCGACGAGCTCTCCATCGCGTCATTCCTGGACGACAGGGTGTCGACGTTTTCCAGGGGGATGAAACAGCGCACCGCGATCGCGCGCGTTCTTGTTACCAACCCCGATTTCGTTATACTCGACGAACCGTCGACGGGCCTGGACGTTATCGCCGGCGATTCCGTCAAAACCATCATCAGACGCCTCAGGAACAACGGCAAAACTGTGCTGTTCTCGAGCCACAGTGTCGATGAAATTTTCAGCTGCGCCGACAGGATTTTGATCATACACAAAGGCGGAATCAACTGCGACAGGACCGTCGGGTCGTTTCAATCCGAACACGGGAAAGACCTCGGCTTCTACATCAGGGACAAAAATGAAGCTCATAATAGTCTTTAA
- a CDS encoding alpha/beta hydrolase — MKFKKVLLGLLVGLALIAITGFLVVRSWTITPHGRLDPRVAAYLKLTGAAEKSALELNVPVEESRRRLAEKAASVSGPPITMASVKDMKATANGLSVPVRVYTPEGAGPFPAVLFYHGGGWVQGSVDTHDWPCRAIAKKSGAVVVSAEYRLAPEHPYPAAIDDAYAALLWVRANGKILNADTTKIAVAGDSAGGNLAAAVCLMSRDRKGPAIAFQALIYPSLDAAYLNTESYRIFAKGYMLDRANIDRFIGMYLPNRKDRTAPYASPLLAKDHRNLPPALVITAAFDVLRDEGEAYAKKLGNAGVPARAVRYPGLIHGFVSAPRLLPQSVQAIEEIAAELRKAFGVM, encoded by the coding sequence ATGAAATTCAAAAAAGTACTTCTCGGTCTTCTCGTCGGTCTTGCTCTCATTGCCATCACTGGTTTTCTCGTTGTGCGAAGCTGGACCATCACCCCCCATGGCAGGCTCGATCCCAGGGTGGCGGCCTATCTGAAACTCACCGGCGCCGCGGAGAAGAGCGCCCTCGAGCTCAACGTGCCGGTGGAGGAGTCGCGCCGGCGGCTGGCCGAAAAGGCCGCCTCGGTGAGCGGCCCGCCGATTACGATGGCCTCGGTAAAGGACATGAAGGCAACGGCGAATGGGCTCTCCGTGCCCGTACGGGTGTATACGCCCGAGGGCGCAGGCCCGTTTCCGGCGGTGCTCTTCTATCACGGGGGCGGCTGGGTGCAGGGGAGCGTTGACACCCACGACTGGCCGTGCCGCGCGATCGCCAAAAAGAGCGGCGCCGTGGTGGTGTCGGCTGAGTACCGTCTTGCGCCCGAACACCCCTATCCAGCGGCGATCGATGACGCCTACGCGGCCCTCCTGTGGGTGAGGGCGAACGGAAAAATTCTCAATGCGGACACGACGAAGATCGCGGTTGCGGGCGACAGCGCCGGCGGCAACCTCGCGGCGGCGGTATGCCTCATGAGCAGGGACCGCAAGGGCCCGGCCATCGCCTTCCAGGCCCTCATCTACCCGAGCCTGGACGCCGCGTACCTGAATACGGAATCGTACCGGATATTCGCGAAGGGATATATGCTGGACAGGGCGAACATCGACCGGTTTATCGGAATGTACCTCCCGAACAGGAAAGACCGCACGGCCCCTTACGCCTCCCCGTTGTTGGCGAAAGACCACCGTAACCTGCCGCCGGCGCTCGTCATCACCGCGGCGTTCGACGTGCTGCGGGACGAGGGCGAGGCCTACGCGAAAAAGCTGGGCAACGCCGGGGTGCCGGCGCGCGCGGTCCGCTATCCCGGCCTGATCCACGGCTTTGTGTCGGCGCCGCGCCTGCTGCCCCAGTCGGTTCAGGCGATCGAGGAGATCGCAGCCGAACTCAGGAAGGCGTTCGGCGTGATGTGA
- a CDS encoding histidine kinase dimerization/phosphoacceptor domain -containing protein: MEEERGNYIRYKLLLEKANDLIIVIQDNKIEFVNHGPLADLGYSADDVSYKSIFNYIHVDDRGKVLEFQRNKARNEGLPDDLVFRIVGKNGRLVFVKILSITSEWKGRPARLVCAKNITDRKLNELTVQQSEHLLFTIIDNLTDPTFVIDVNGKVFLWNKSLEAVSNVKSQDIVGKADFKSAVPFCGYEGPLLIDLMLKPDTEIQKEYDYFQRSENTLVAGRFLESTGGRCVRIWATSSILYDIQGDVIGAIESFRDMTDLIKTEETIKASIKEKEILLKEIHHRVKNNMQLINSMLRIQLQYVRDPESADLFKDSINRIATMALIHNDLYTYKEHSDINFSEFIPKLIDNLRATYGRQEITVLLESEEIHLGIDDAIPCGLILNELISNCLKHAFPKGTSGTVLVKIFLDAGTRLCNLVVRDDGKGLPSDFDLAKNTTSFGLLMVNLLTSQLRGAVRINYSNGTEFTISFPIKICEE; encoded by the coding sequence ATGGAAGAAGAACGCGGAAACTACATCCGGTACAAACTATTACTGGAAAAAGCAAACGATCTTATAATAGTCATTCAGGACAATAAAATAGAATTCGTAAACCACGGACCTCTCGCCGATCTGGGATATTCGGCAGATGACGTGAGCTATAAAAGCATCTTTAATTATATCCATGTTGATGACAGGGGAAAAGTCTTGGAATTTCAGCGGAACAAAGCCAGAAACGAGGGATTGCCGGACGATCTGGTTTTCCGGATAGTAGGAAAAAACGGACGTCTAGTTTTCGTAAAAATATTATCGATCACGAGCGAGTGGAAAGGCAGGCCGGCGAGACTGGTCTGCGCCAAGAATATAACTGACCGGAAGTTGAATGAGTTAACGGTACAGCAATCCGAACATTTGTTGTTCACTATTATAGACAACCTTACAGATCCCACATTTGTTATCGATGTCAATGGCAAGGTTTTTCTGTGGAACAAGTCATTAGAAGCGGTTTCCAATGTTAAATCGCAGGATATTGTCGGGAAGGCAGATTTTAAGAGCGCGGTGCCGTTCTGCGGCTACGAAGGGCCACTTCTGATCGACCTCATGCTCAAACCCGATACGGAAATCCAGAAAGAATATGATTATTTCCAGAGATCCGAGAATACTCTCGTTGCGGGGCGGTTTCTTGAATCAACCGGGGGAAGATGCGTCCGAATCTGGGCGACGTCCTCAATATTATATGACATACAGGGGGATGTCATCGGCGCCATCGAATCATTCAGAGATATGACGGATTTAATAAAGACCGAGGAAACCATCAAGGCTTCAATTAAAGAAAAAGAGATTCTCCTGAAGGAAATCCATCACCGTGTGAAAAACAACATGCAGCTTATCAACAGCATGTTAAGAATTCAATTGCAGTATGTCAGGGACCCCGAATCGGCCGATCTGTTTAAAGACAGCATCAACCGTATTGCGACCATGGCTCTTATCCACAACGACCTGTACACGTACAAGGAGCATTCTGATATCAACTTCTCTGAATTTATCCCAAAACTGATCGACAATCTGCGAGCCACATACGGGCGGCAGGAGATAACAGTATTACTCGAGTCGGAGGAGATTCATCTCGGCATCGATGACGCGATCCCCTGTGGTCTTATTCTCAATGAACTGATTTCAAACTGCCTCAAACATGCGTTCCCGAAAGGGACCAGTGGCACCGTTCTGGTAAAAATATTTTTAGATGCAGGCACCCGGCTCTGTAATTTAGTCGTTCGTGATGACGGGAAAGGCCTTCCTTCCGATTTCGACCTTGCAAAAAACACGACATCGTTCGGTCTGTTAATGGTAAACCTGCTGACTTCTCAACTACGGGGAGCTGTGCGAATAAATTATTCGAATGGAACTGAATTTACAATATCATTCCCTATCAAGATTTGCGAGGAATAG